Proteins co-encoded in one Planctomicrobium piriforme genomic window:
- a CDS encoding M24 family metallopeptidase — MRSRRIGPAAGLSRLYFKLESLNPTGGRLFSTAVELPPKPVLLPMKVRFHMTLAGRSLNLNSCRERQQRFAEVLQQRDADLAILTRPEHVYYFTGFRTHPLLQAIVAITSGGSTTLCAPNEAPESVAADEIVTYEAQWRCTLRQDQLAAALAVLKSAWPRRTHRGKLAVEGSNQALWLFGWIDHSGASVIDIDPDLWMLRRCKDADELDLIRRAIDCAEAMYRVASEIIVPGITEIEVYNQLHAEGVNAAGEPLTSFGNDFQCGSPGGLPRSRPIEAGELYILDLAPGYRGYCADMCRTICVGTHPTDEQRHAWEAIFDVLKMVEQTVRPGVSAAQLDRDAQQLLAAAIPKGCFHHLGHGFGLSPHEAPHLNAAWDDFFQSGDVFTAEPGLYAPSLKAGIRLEQNYLVTENGVERLTSFPLELVQRR; from the coding sequence GTGCGCTCGCGTCGGATCGGTCCTGCCGCAGGCTTGTCCCGGCTGTACTTCAAACTGGAATCGCTGAACCCGACCGGCGGGCGATTGTTCTCAACGGCGGTCGAGCTTCCACCGAAGCCGGTTCTGCTCCCGATGAAAGTGCGATTTCACATGACTCTGGCCGGACGATCGCTCAACCTGAACTCCTGTCGTGAACGCCAACAGCGTTTCGCGGAGGTCTTGCAGCAGCGCGATGCCGATCTGGCGATTCTCACGCGGCCTGAGCACGTTTATTACTTCACGGGTTTTCGCACGCATCCGTTGCTGCAGGCAATCGTCGCGATTACTTCGGGCGGCAGCACCACGCTCTGCGCGCCAAACGAGGCACCAGAGTCTGTCGCCGCCGATGAGATTGTGACGTATGAGGCCCAATGGCGTTGCACGCTTCGGCAAGACCAACTGGCCGCTGCGCTGGCCGTTTTGAAATCAGCTTGGCCTCGACGAACTCACCGCGGCAAACTGGCCGTGGAAGGATCGAATCAGGCGCTCTGGCTGTTCGGCTGGATTGACCATTCCGGAGCAAGCGTCATCGATATCGACCCCGACCTCTGGATGCTACGACGCTGCAAGGATGCCGATGAACTGGATCTGATTCGCAGGGCGATCGACTGTGCGGAGGCAATGTACCGCGTTGCCAGCGAGATCATCGTGCCGGGCATCACCGAAATCGAAGTTTATAATCAACTCCATGCCGAGGGAGTGAACGCCGCAGGTGAGCCGCTCACGAGCTTCGGAAACGATTTTCAGTGCGGCTCGCCGGGCGGCCTTCCTCGCAGTCGTCCCATCGAGGCGGGCGAGCTTTATATTCTCGACCTCGCGCCCGGCTACCGGGGATATTGTGCCGACATGTGCCGGACCATTTGCGTGGGCACCCATCCCACTGATGAGCAGCGTCACGCCTGGGAGGCGATTTTCGACGTGCTGAAAATGGTGGAGCAGACGGTCCGGCCGGGCGTCTCCGCCGCGCAACTCGATCGGGATGCGCAGCAGTTGCTCGCTGCCGCGATCCCGAAGGGCTGCTTTCATCACCTCGGCCACGGCTTTGGACTCTCCCCGCACGAAGCCCCGCACCTGAACGCTGCCTGGGACGACTTCTTTCAGTCGGGCGATGTCTTTACCGCCGAACCAGGCCTTTACGCACCGTCTCTAAAAGCGGGCATCCGACTCGAACAGAATTACCTGGTGACAGAAAACGGCGTCGAGCGACTGACCTCGTTTCCACTGGAACTTGTGCAAAGACGCTGA